GACGGAAGAAGCGGAGAGGCGGAGACGATCCCGCTTCTCCGCTTTCTCTTTGCGTAAGATGGAGATGCGATGATGCGCGGTGACGCGGCACCCGACGTGGTGATCGTGGGCGGAGGGGTAATCGGGTGTGCCATCGCCCGCCGGGCAGCGCTCGGCGGGCTTCGCGTGGTGGTGATCGAGCGCGGCACGCCCGGCGCCGAAGCCTCGTCCGCCGCCGCGGGGATGCTGTCGCCGCTGGCCGAGGCGAGCGAACCCGGGCCCTTCCTCGACCTCCTCCTCCGCGCGCGGGAGATGTACCCCGCCTTCGCCGCCGCGCTGCGCGAGGAGACGGGCGCGGACGTCGGCTACAGCGACGCCGGCACGCTCTACCTCTCCCTGCGCGAGGAAGACGACGCAGAGCTGGAGCACCGCCACGCCTGGCAGTCCGCGGCGGGCCTCTGCGTCGCGCGCCTGACAGCGGACGAGGTGCGGCGGCTGGAGCCCGCGGTGAATCCCGGTCTCCGCTTCGCGCTGCGCTTTCCGGGCGACCACAGCGTGGACAACCGCGCCCTGGCGTCCGCGCTCCAGATCGCCGCCGAGCGCGCCGGCGCCGCGTTCCGCCTGGGCGTCGAGGCCGCCGCCGTGCTGCGCGAGGGCGACCGCGTCACCGGCGTCGCCCTCGCGAACGGTGAGCGCATCCCCGCCGGCGCGGTGGTGGTCGCCGCGGGATGCTGGGCGGGGCAGCTCGCCGGTCTCCCCTGCCCTCTCCCGG
Above is a window of Longimicrobium sp. DNA encoding:
- the thiO gene encoding glycine oxidase ThiO, whose amino-acid sequence is MMRGDAAPDVVIVGGGVIGCAIARRAALGGLRVVVIERGTPGAEASSAAAGMLSPLAEASEPGPFLDLLLRAREMYPAFAAALREETGADVGYSDAGTLYLSLREEDDAELEHRHAWQSAAGLCVARLTADEVRRLEPAVNPGLRFALRFPGDHSVDNRALASALQIAAERAGAAFRLGVEAAAVLREGDRVTGVALANGERIPAGAVVVAAGCWAGQLAGLPCPLPVEPVHGQLLAIETDPPLFRHVIDSPRCYLVPRADRVIAGATVERTGYRKAVTPWGMRQLLDGALEIAPALEHAPIVETWSGLRPGTPDGLPILGRDPDVRNLLYATGHFRNGILLAPLTGEVIGAMLLGEREVIDVSGYAKERLY